From Coffea arabica cultivar ET-39 chromosome 2e, Coffea Arabica ET-39 HiFi, whole genome shotgun sequence, the proteins below share one genomic window:
- the LOC140037070 gene encoding pleiotropic drug resistance protein 3-like isoform X2 gives MTLLLGPPGCGKTSLLKALSGNLNKSLKVSGEVSYNGYKLTELVPQKTSAYISQYDSHIPEMTVRETLDFSSRCQGIGRRGEIMIELSQREKEAGVLPDPDIDTYMKAISVEGQKRTLQTDYILKILGLDICADTLVGDALRRGISGGEKKRLTTGEMTVGPPKTLFMDEISNGLDSSTTHQIIACLQHLAHITNATILVSLLQPAPETFDLFDDLILMAEGKIVYHGPTDNVLEFFESCGFICPERKGVADFLQEVISEKDQAQYWNGSKETYSYSSVDTLSRAFQQSDCGKKLSTLLSAPFESSQHSKDAINLSAYSLPKWTLFRACISRELLLMKRNYSVYVHRTVQLFLIAFMTMTLFLRRTTDFDLPHANYFMGALFFSLIMLVVDGLPELPMTVARLPIFYKQRDLYFYPAWAYAIPSAILKIPISLLEATVWTCITYYGIGYCPEIGRFFGQVVLLFAVHFTSISMYRFLASVCRTMVAASFAGVLSMLLLSIFSGFLIPRSSMPNWIKWGFWFSPMTYGEIGLAVNEFLAPRWQKMLPSNTTVGRETLEAHGLNFDKQFFWISIGALFGFTVLFNIGFTLALTFLPPAGTRAIISGDKFPRTQSKKSTSTSHEEMLRNSSTTITESHKGKIILPFEPLTVVFQDLQYYVEIPTEVKEHGYRKKRLQLLCDITGALKPGVLTALMGVTGAGKTTLLDVLSGRKTRGIVEGEIMIGGFPKFQQTFARISGYCEQIDIHSPQITIEESVIFSAWLRLHPQINPQTKFDFVKEVLETIELDRIKDNLVGIPGVSGLSTEQRKRLTIAVELVANPSIIFLDEPTTGLDARAAAIVMRAVKNVADTGRTIVCTIHQPSIDIFEAFDELILLKSGGRMIYYGPLGWNSCKVIEYFEGIPGVPKIRDNYNPATWVLEVTSTSSEAELGVDFAEIYQHSALYMNNKELVARLGSPPLGSKALEFPTSFSQNIWGQFKACLWKQYWSYWRSPSYNLMRFLHIFAVSMIFGFLFWNQGQKMDNQQGLFNAFGAMYLAVFFGGVNNCSSVMPYVSTERIVLYRERFAGMYTSWAYALAQIVIEIPYSFVQALEFTVITYPMIGYYWSAYKVFWYFYSMFNALLYFNYIGTMIVAMTPSFQVASILSSGFYTAANLFAGYLIPQPQIPKWWIWLYYITPTAWTLNGMLTSQYGDIQKEIDVFGETKTIAAFLRDYYGFHHDRLPLVAFISILYPLTFAVVFAFCIQNLNFQKR, from the exons GCAATCTCAGTGGAGGGACAAAAGAGAACACTGCAGACAGATTACATTCTAAAA ATACTCGGGCTTGATATCTGTGCCGATACACTTGTTGGAGATGCCCTTAGAAGAGGCATCTCTGGTGGTGAAAAGAAAAGGTTGACAACAG GGGAGATGACTGTTGGGCCTCCTAAAACTTTATTTATGGATGAGATATCAAATGGCTTAGATAGTTCGACCACCCATCAGATTATAGCTTGCCTTCAGCATCTAGCACATATTACAAATGCTACGATACTTGTTTCACTTCTCCAGCCAGCTCCAGAAACATTCGATCTATTTGATGACCTCATTTTGATGGCTGAGGGGAAGATTGTATATCACGGACCTACAGACAATGTTCTTGAATTTTTTGAGAGTTGCGGATTTATTTGTCCTGAAAGAAAAGGTGTAGCAGATTTCCTTCAGGAA GTTATTTCAGAAAAAGATCAAGCACAATATTGGAATGGCAGCAAAGAGACTTACAGCTATAGTTCTGTCGATACGTTATCAAGGGCTTTTCAGCAGTCTGACTGTGGGAAAAAGCTTAGCACACTGCTTTCTGCTCCATTTGAGAGTTCCCAGCACAGTAAAGATGCAATTAATCTTAGTGCATATTCTCTTCCTAAATGGACACTCTTTAGAGCTTGTATATCAAGGGAACTTCTTCTGATGAAGAGGAACTATTCGGTTTATGTTCACAGAACTGTCCAG CTTTTCCTAATTGCCTTTATGACTATGACCCTATTTTTGCGGAGAACAACAGATTTTGATCTTCCTCATGCAAATTATTTTATGGgagctcttttcttttctcttattATGCTTGTGGTTGATGGACTCCCAGAGCTGCCAATGACAGTTGCAAGACTACCAATTTTCTATAAACAGAGAGATTTGTATTTCTACCCAGCTTGGGCATATGCTATTCCATCTGCCATACTAAAGATTCCTATTTCATTGTTGGAAGCTACAGTTTGGACATGCATAACGTACTATGGCATTGGATATTGTCCTGAGATAGGAAG GTTCTTCGGCCAGGTAGTTCTATTGTTTGCTGTTCACTTCACATCAATATCCATGTACCGCTTCTTGGCATCTGTCTGTCGCACCATGGTGGCTGCCTCATTCGCTGGTGTCTTGTCAATGTTGTTGCTCTCCATATTTAGTGGCTTTCTAATCCCGAGAT CCTCTATGCCAAATTGGATAAAATGGGGATTTTGGTTTTCTCCAATGACATATGGTGAGATTGGTCTTGCCGTAAATGAATTTCTTGCCCCACGATGGCAAAAG ATGCTTCCATCAAATACTACAGTGGGAAGAGAAACACTTGAAGCACATGGTTTAAACTTTGACAAACAATTTTTCTGGATTTCAATTGGCGCACTGTTTGGGTTTACAGTGCTTTTCAATATTGGCTTCACCTTGGCCCTAACTTTCTTACCTC CTGCTGGTACTCGTGCTATTATTTCCGGTGATAAGTTCCCTCGAACACAAAGTAAAAAGTCCACCAGCACATCACATGAGGAAATGTTGAGAAATTCTTCTACTACTATCACAGAATCTCATAAAG GGAAAATAATTTTGCCTTTTGAACCCCTGACTGTTGTATTTCAGGATTTGCAGTATTATGTTGAGATCCCTACG GAAGTGAAGGAGCATGGCTACAGAAAGAAAAGGCTTCAGCTTCTTTGTGATATTACAGGCGCACTTAAACCTGGTGTTCTGACAGCACTAATGGGTGTCACTGGAGCTGGAAAAACTACTCTTCTTGATGTACTTTCTGGCAGAAAAACTAGAGGCATTGTTGAAGGAGAAATAATGATTGGAGGGTTCCCCAAATTTCAACAGACATTTGCTCGTATCTCGGGTTACTGTGAGCAAATCGACATACATTCTCCCCAAATTACAATAGAAGAATCAGTTATTTTTTCTGCTTGGCTACGCCTTCATCCTCAGATTAATCCACAAACAAAATTT GATTTCGTGAAAGAAGTGCTTGAGACCATTGAACTTGATAGAATCAAAGATAATTTGGTAGGCATCCCAGGGGTCAGCGGTTTGTCAACAGAGCAGCGCAAGCGGCTAACAATTGCTGTGGAGCTGGTTGCTAACCCATCCATTATTTTCCTAGATGAACCTACGACAGGATTAGATGCAAGAGCAGCTGCTATTGTCATGCGGGCTGTAAAGAATGTGGCTGATACAGGGAGAACAATTGTTTGCACTATCCACCAACCAAGTATTGACATCTTTGAAGCATTTGACGAG TTAATTCTTCTGAAATCTGGGGGACGCATGATCTATTATGGACCTCTAGGTTGGAATTCTTGTAAAGTTATTGAATACTTTGAG GGTATCCCAGGCGTGCCAAAAATAAGAGATAATTATAATCCGGCTACATGGGTTTTGGAGGTCACTTCTACATCATCAGAAGCTGAACTTGGTGTAGACTTTGCTGAGATATACCAACATTCAGCCTTATATAT GAATAATAAAGAACTTGTGGCAAGGCTGGGTTCTCCACCTCTTGGGTCTAAAGCTCTGGAATTCCCTACCAGCTTTTCACAAAACATTTGGGGACAATTCAAAGCTTGCCTTTGGAAACAATACTGGTCTTACTGGAGAAGCCCTTCGTACAACTTGATGCGCTTCTTGCACATTTTCGCAGTTTCTATGATTTTCGGGTTTTTGTTCTGGAATCAGGGGCAGAAAAT GGATAATCAGCAAGGCTTATTCAACGCGTTCGGTGCAATGTACCTTGCTGTATTCTTTGGTGGTGTAAATAATTGTTCTTCAGTTATGCCATATGTCAGCACAGAGCGAATAGTTCTTTACCGAGAAAGATTTGCCGGAATGTACACTTCATGGGCTTATGCACTTGCTCAG ATTGTTATAGAGATTCCCTATAGCTTTGTCCAAGCGCTTGAATTTACAGTCATCACATATCCAATGATTGGATATTATTGGTCAGCTTACAAGGTTTTTTGGTACTTCTATTCGATGTTCAATGCCTTATTGTACTTCAACTACATTGGCACGATGATAGTTGCAATGACACCAAGCTTTCAAGTGGCTTCAATCTTGTCATCTGGTTTCTACACGGCAGCCAACCTCTTTGCTGGATACTTGATTCCTCAACCG CAAATCCCAAAGTGGTGGATTTGGCTATATTACATAACTCCTACAGCTTGGACATTGAATGGTATGCTTACATCACAATATGGAGATATCCAGAAGGAAATTGATGTGTTCGGAGAAACTAAAACAATAGCAGCTTTTTTAAGAGATTACTATGGGTTTCATCACGATCGATTACCCCTTGTAGCTTTTATATCAATCTTATACCCTTTGACCTTTGCTGTTGTATTTGCTTTTTGTATTCAGAATTTAAACTTCCAGAAGAGGTGA